From the Neoarius graeffei isolate fNeoGra1 chromosome 1, fNeoGra1.pri, whole genome shotgun sequence genome, one window contains:
- the LOC132891743 gene encoding uncharacterized protein LOC132891743 isoform X7, which produces MKVKYFVGILLAMQCVTGVSTRNGPALTCCTKRSTTQVEVKKIKSYMYQNGPPCKTIAVRFLLFSDKTICSDPENPWAQLAMKILDERKTKTTRNTPPPWTSTSWTETTTSTSSPEASPESTITMTTPKGTSTTWTPRTSITSRTLKKKESDGNRKQKITVTSQKAEKEREAYEWTEHFCQWSEIQETRNEVTDFFG; this is translated from the exons ATGAAGGTGAAATACTTTGTCGGGATTCTTTTGGCTATGCAATGCGTCACTGGTGTGTCTACGA GAAATGGACCTGCATTAACATGTTGTACAAAAAGAAGCACAACTCAGGTAGaggtaaaaaaaattaagagcTACATGTATCAAAATGGACCACCATGTAAAACCATAGCTGTAAG GTTTCTCTTGTTTAGTGACAAAACAATATGCTCTGATCCAGAGAATCCTTGGGCACAACTTGCCATGAAGATACTGGATGAAAGAAAAACCAAAACTACACGGAACACCCCACCACCATGGACTTCTACAAGCTGGACAGAAACCACTACAAGCACATCGTCACCAGAAGCAAGTCCAGAAAGCACAATAACCATGACAACCCCTAAAGGAACATCAACCACATGGACACCAAGAACATCCATCACTTCTAgaactttgaaaaaaaaagaatctgaTGGGAATAGAAAGCAAAAGATAACTGTGACCTCGCAAAaagcagagaaagaaagagaagcttacgagtggacagaacatttttgTCAGTGGTCTGAGATACAAGAAACACG
- the LOC132891743 gene encoding uncharacterized protein LOC132891743 isoform X6: protein MKVKYFVGILLAMQCVTGVSTTGNGPALTCCTKRSTTQVEVKKIKSYMYQNGPPCKTIAVRFLLFSDKTICSDPENPWAQLAMKILDERKTKTTRNTPPPWTSTSWTETTTSTSSPEASPESTITMTTPKGTSTTWTPRTSITSRTLKKKESDGNRKQKITVTSQKAEKEREAYEWTEHFCQWSEIQETRNEVTDFFG from the exons ATGAAGGTGAAATACTTTGTCGGGATTCTTTTGGCTATGCAATGCGTCACTGGTGTGTCTACGA caGGAAATGGACCTGCATTAACATGTTGTACAAAAAGAAGCACAACTCAGGTAGaggtaaaaaaaattaagagcTACATGTATCAAAATGGACCACCATGTAAAACCATAGCTGTAAG GTTTCTCTTGTTTAGTGACAAAACAATATGCTCTGATCCAGAGAATCCTTGGGCACAACTTGCCATGAAGATACTGGATGAAAGAAAAACCAAAACTACACGGAACACCCCACCACCATGGACTTCTACAAGCTGGACAGAAACCACTACAAGCACATCGTCACCAGAAGCAAGTCCAGAAAGCACAATAACCATGACAACCCCTAAAGGAACATCAACCACATGGACACCAAGAACATCCATCACTTCTAgaactttgaaaaaaaaagaatctgaTGGGAATAGAAAGCAAAAGATAACTGTGACCTCGCAAAaagcagagaaagaaagagaagcttacgagtggacagaacatttttgTCAGTGGTCTGAGATACAAGAAACACG